A portion of the Thiohalomonas denitrificans genome contains these proteins:
- the zwf gene encoding glucose-6-phosphate dehydrogenase, producing the protein MNEPCTFVIFGATGNLAQNKLLPALYHLEEAGHLPEEMAIVGFGRREWSSDEWRKEVSTILKPRARLGLQPGIFERFSSRLHFFQGDLSDAQAYTRLRKALFEDIHCPDNLVFYMAIRPAEFGLVAQHLADVGLNKEETGWRRLVIEKPFGYDLESAQILEEQLHRNFHEEQLFRIDHYLGKAMVQNVLVFRFANLMMEPLWNRNYIDHVQITHSEAQGIQGRADYYDTSGALRDMLQSHLLQMLTLVAMEPPANMDAESLRDEKVKVLKSIRPIPRSAVHAHAFRAQYKRGRVDGEQVGGYLEEKGVPSNSTTETFAAVKLYLDNWRWRNVPFYVRTGKRMAKSMSMIAIRFKHPPQLLFRNTPIERLRPNWILLGIQPDECLRAELLVKVPGLEMNTRTISMDATYAGEEEVKLDAYEGLLLDVIEDDHSLFLRYDEVRWAWRVVDPILKVWSMERDFIHTYPAGSWGPVESLRLFDREDQVWRNSMDPEDYDDSLQ; encoded by the coding sequence TTGAACGAACCGTGCACCTTCGTGATCTTCGGGGCCACCGGCAATCTGGCCCAGAACAAACTGCTGCCGGCCCTTTACCACCTGGAGGAGGCGGGACACCTTCCGGAGGAAATGGCCATCGTCGGGTTTGGTCGACGCGAATGGAGTTCCGACGAGTGGCGCAAGGAGGTAAGCACAATCCTCAAGCCCCGGGCGCGACTGGGACTTCAACCCGGGATCTTCGAGCGTTTCAGCAGCCGTCTGCACTTTTTCCAGGGCGATCTCTCCGATGCGCAGGCTTACACCAGGTTGCGCAAAGCCCTGTTCGAGGACATTCACTGTCCGGACAACCTGGTCTTCTACATGGCGATACGGCCGGCGGAATTCGGGCTGGTCGCCCAGCACCTGGCGGATGTGGGGCTCAATAAAGAGGAAACTGGCTGGCGGCGTCTGGTTATCGAAAAGCCGTTCGGCTATGACCTGGAGAGCGCCCAAATCCTCGAAGAGCAACTCCACAGGAACTTCCATGAGGAGCAGCTGTTTCGTATCGATCACTATCTGGGCAAGGCGATGGTCCAGAACGTGCTGGTGTTCCGGTTTGCCAACCTGATGATGGAGCCGCTCTGGAATCGCAACTATATCGATCACGTTCAGATCACGCACTCGGAGGCACAGGGCATTCAGGGCCGTGCCGATTACTACGACACGTCAGGTGCACTGCGGGACATGCTGCAGAGCCATCTTCTGCAGATGCTCACCCTGGTCGCCATGGAACCGCCCGCCAATATGGATGCGGAATCGCTGCGCGATGAAAAGGTAAAGGTGCTGAAGTCGATTCGGCCGATTCCCCGCAGCGCCGTTCATGCCCACGCTTTCAGGGCCCAGTACAAGCGCGGCAGGGTCGACGGTGAACAGGTGGGTGGTTATCTGGAGGAGAAGGGCGTCCCTTCCAACAGCACGACCGAAACCTTCGCGGCCGTGAAGCTCTATCTCGACAACTGGCGCTGGCGCAATGTGCCGTTCTATGTCCGTACCGGAAAGCGCATGGCCAAATCCATGTCGATGATCGCCATCCGTTTCAAGCATCCGCCGCAACTGCTGTTTCGCAATACGCCTATCGAACGGCTGCGGCCCAACTGGATTCTGCTCGGCATCCAGCCGGACGAGTGCCTGCGAGCCGAACTGCTGGTGAAGGTTCCGGGCCTGGAAATGAATACCCGCACCATTTCAATGGATGCGACCTATGCGGGCGAGGAGGAGGTCAAGCTGGATGCCTATGAGGGTCTGCTGCTCGACGTCATCGAGGATGACCACTCGTTGTTCCTTCGTTACGACGAGGTGCGTTGGGCCTGGAGGGTCGTCGATCCGATCCTGAAGGTCTGGTCCATGGAGCGCGACTTTATCCATACCTACCCGGCCGGTAGCTGGGGGCCGGTCGAGTCGCTGCGTCTGTTTGATCGGGAGGACCAGGTTTGGCGCAACAGCATGGATCCCGAAGATTACGACGATTCCCTTCAGTAA
- the pgi gene encoding glucose-6-phosphate isomerase translates to MSRLTTSTVWNALIDHQGEFEQIAMRDLFGQDPQRFNKFSLRFEDMLLDYSKNCITGETMMLLRQLAEEADVTGWADRMFRGEKINFTEERAVLHVALRNRSGKPIRIGGEDVMPGVEAVLERMRRFTESVRNGQWRGYTGKPITDIVNIGIGGSDLGPLMVCEALKPYGKEGLSTHFVSNIDATHIAEVLKRVDPETTLFIIASKTFTTQETLTNAQTARRWLIGKLGDKAAVGKHFVAVSTNAEKVSEFGINTANMFEFWDWVGGRYSLWSAIGLPIALFIGMDRFEQLLEGAHAMDLHFHSTPLEKNLPVTLALLGIWYNNFFGAETHAILPYDQYMSRFPAYFQQGDMESNGKRIDRDGQAVDYSTGPVIWGEPGTNGQHAFYQLIHQGTKLIPCDFIAPALSHNPITDHHHKLMANFFAQTEALMKGKTEAEAREELEAEGVSGEALEKLLPHKVFPGNRPTNSILLKQITPRSLGSLIALYEHKIFVQGIIWRVNSFDQWGVELGKQLAKAILPELTAEGPVENHDPSTNGLINAYKEICE, encoded by the coding sequence ATGTCGCGGCTTACCACATCCACGGTCTGGAATGCCCTGATTGACCACCAAGGTGAATTTGAGCAAATCGCCATGCGGGATCTGTTCGGACAGGATCCGCAGCGCTTCAATAAATTTTCACTGCGGTTCGAGGACATGCTCCTCGACTATTCGAAGAACTGCATCACCGGAGAGACCATGATGCTCCTCCGGCAACTGGCCGAGGAAGCCGATGTCACCGGCTGGGCCGATCGGATGTTCCGCGGCGAGAAAATCAACTTCACCGAAGAGCGTGCGGTTTTGCACGTGGCACTGCGCAATCGCAGCGGTAAGCCCATCCGCATCGGGGGTGAGGATGTGATGCCCGGCGTGGAAGCCGTACTCGAACGAATGCGGCGCTTTACCGAGTCGGTCCGAAACGGACAGTGGCGTGGATATACCGGCAAGCCCATCACGGATATCGTCAACATTGGCATTGGTGGCTCCGATCTCGGACCGCTGATGGTTTGTGAGGCGCTGAAGCCCTACGGCAAGGAGGGGCTGAGTACACACTTCGTCTCGAACATCGACGCTACGCATATCGCGGAGGTTCTGAAACGGGTCGATCCGGAAACGACCCTGTTCATCATTGCCTCCAAGACCTTCACCACGCAGGAGACCCTCACCAACGCCCAGACCGCGCGCCGCTGGCTAATCGGCAAGCTGGGCGACAAGGCTGCCGTGGGCAAGCACTTTGTGGCCGTCTCCACCAATGCCGAGAAGGTCTCCGAATTCGGTATCAACACAGCCAACATGTTCGAATTCTGGGATTGGGTGGGAGGCCGTTATTCGCTTTGGTCGGCCATTGGCCTGCCCATTGCCCTGTTCATCGGCATGGACCGTTTCGAGCAGCTGCTCGAGGGGGCCCATGCCATGGACCTGCACTTTCACAGCACCCCGCTGGAGAAAAATCTGCCGGTAACCCTGGCACTGCTCGGCATCTGGTATAACAACTTCTTCGGTGCGGAGACTCATGCCATTCTCCCGTACGATCAGTATATGAGCCGCTTTCCGGCCTATTTCCAGCAGGGTGATATGGAGAGCAACGGCAAGCGTATCGATCGCGACGGGCAGGCTGTCGACTACTCCACCGGCCCGGTGATCTGGGGTGAACCCGGCACCAATGGACAGCATGCATTCTATCAGCTGATCCATCAGGGAACGAAGCTGATACCTTGTGACTTCATCGCCCCGGCCCTCAGTCATAATCCGATTACCGACCATCATCACAAGCTGATGGCCAACTTTTTTGCCCAGACCGAAGCGCTGATGAAGGGCAAGACAGAGGCCGAGGCGCGGGAGGAACTCGAGGCCGAAGGCGTCTCCGGTGAAGCCCTGGAGAAGCTGCTGCCGCACAAGGTCTTTCCGGGCAACCGGCCCACCAACTCCATCCTCCTGAAGCAGATCACGCCCCGCTCCCTGGGCTCGCTGATCGCCCTTTACGAGCACAAGATTTTCGTTCAGGGGATTATCTGGCGCGTGAATTCCTTCGACCAGTGGGGTGTGGAGCTCGGCAAGCAGCTCGCCAAGGCCATCTTGCCGGAGTTGACTGCCGAAGGGCCGGTGGAGAACCATGACCCCTCCACCAACGGCCTGATCAATGCCTACAAGGAGATCTGCGAGTAG
- the glgB gene encoding 1,4-alpha-glucan branching protein GlgB gives MKNLSEGEQKILEARHHDPFEVLGRHPDGDGIVIRAFLPGTAEAAIESRDRPLPMDRIPNTDLFEWRGKPDAVPERYALVLTDHHGRTRIRHDPYAFPPRLTDFDLHLFGEGQHRHPYRFLGARVVSVDGIRGVLFGVWAPNADRVSVVGDFNQWDGRAHPMRSRGGCGVWELFVPELEAGMLYKFELRDRNGGIHLKTDPYGRRFELRPSTAAIVEGPDDFRWKDEAWMAERASRDWQHAPLSIYEVHPGSWQRQEDGRFLNYRDLAHRLVPYVLENGFTHIELLPVTEHPFDGSWGYQATGYFAPTSRFGTPDDFRYFVNLCHESGIGVILDWVPAHFPKDDHALANFDGTPLYEHADPRRGEHQDWGTYIFNFGRKEVKAFLIASALYWLEELHLDGLRVDAVASMLYLDYSREPGEWLPNVHGGREHLEAVEFLKELNTVVYQQAPGVLTMAEESTAWPGVSRPVSEGGLGFSLKWNMGWMNDTLSYMHKDPVHRRWHHDQLTFGLMYAFSENFMLPFSHDEVVHMKRSMLEKMPGDEWQRFANLRLLYTYLFTMPGKKLLFMGNEFAQGREWNFEGPLDWHLLEHENHNGVRSLVADLNHLYRDSPALHAHDFEPEGFQWLDCDDADSSRLVFTRRGGGQEWVVALNFTPVLHSGYRLGVPVSGQWEIIFNSDSRFYGGSNAGPSGPITSRPVPAMGKEHSIEIALPPLAGVILRKVPEEPPPAR, from the coding sequence GTGAAGAACCTGTCCGAGGGAGAACAAAAAATCCTCGAGGCACGGCATCATGATCCTTTTGAGGTCCTGGGGCGCCACCCGGACGGCGACGGCATTGTGATTCGGGCTTTCCTGCCGGGTACGGCAGAAGCTGCCATAGAGAGCCGTGATCGGCCATTGCCGATGGATCGTATCCCTAATACCGACCTTTTTGAATGGCGTGGCAAACCCGACGCGGTTCCCGAACGTTATGCATTGGTCCTGACCGATCACCACGGTCGCACTCGGATACGGCACGATCCCTATGCCTTCCCTCCCCGCCTGACCGATTTTGACTTGCACTTGTTCGGCGAGGGGCAGCACCGTCACCCCTATCGTTTTCTCGGTGCCCGGGTAGTAAGTGTAGACGGTATTCGTGGTGTTCTCTTCGGCGTATGGGCTCCAAATGCCGACCGGGTGAGTGTAGTCGGAGATTTCAACCAGTGGGATGGACGCGCACACCCCATGCGATCGCGTGGCGGCTGCGGTGTATGGGAGCTGTTTGTTCCCGAACTGGAAGCCGGCATGCTCTACAAGTTCGAGCTTCGGGATCGCAACGGCGGCATCCACCTCAAGACCGACCCCTATGGCCGCCGCTTCGAATTACGCCCCTCGACAGCCGCCATTGTGGAGGGTCCGGACGACTTCCGCTGGAAGGATGAAGCCTGGATGGCGGAGCGTGCCAGCCGTGACTGGCAACACGCTCCCCTATCCATCTACGAGGTCCACCCGGGCTCCTGGCAGCGCCAGGAGGATGGCCGGTTTCTGAACTACCGGGACTTGGCCCACCGACTGGTCCCCTACGTGCTTGAAAACGGTTTCACCCATATCGAACTACTACCGGTCACCGAACATCCGTTCGATGGCTCCTGGGGCTATCAGGCCACCGGCTATTTCGCCCCTACCAGCCGCTTCGGCACCCCCGATGATTTTCGCTACTTCGTCAATCTCTGCCACGAGAGCGGTATCGGGGTAATCCTTGACTGGGTTCCGGCCCACTTTCCCAAGGATGATCATGCCCTGGCAAATTTTGACGGCACGCCCCTCTACGAGCATGCCGACCCGCGCCGGGGTGAGCACCAGGACTGGGGTACCTACATCTTCAACTTCGGTCGTAAAGAGGTTAAGGCCTTTCTCATTGCGAGCGCACTCTACTGGCTCGAGGAGCTGCACCTCGACGGTCTGCGCGTGGATGCCGTTGCCTCGATGCTCTACCTCGACTATTCCCGCGAGCCTGGAGAGTGGCTCCCCAACGTCCATGGGGGACGGGAACACCTGGAGGCTGTCGAATTCCTGAAAGAGCTGAATACGGTGGTGTACCAGCAGGCCCCCGGTGTGCTCACCATGGCGGAAGAATCCACCGCCTGGCCGGGTGTATCACGCCCGGTGAGCGAGGGCGGCCTCGGCTTTTCGCTGAAGTGGAATATGGGCTGGATGAACGACACCCTCTCCTACATGCACAAGGATCCCGTCCACCGCCGCTGGCACCATGACCAACTCACCTTCGGGCTCATGTATGCCTTCAGCGAAAATTTCATGCTCCCCTTCTCTCATGACGAAGTGGTGCACATGAAGCGCTCCATGCTCGAAAAGATGCCGGGCGATGAATGGCAGCGCTTTGCCAACCTGCGACTGCTCTATACCTACCTATTTACCATGCCGGGTAAAAAGCTGCTGTTCATGGGCAACGAGTTCGCGCAGGGCCGGGAGTGGAATTTCGAAGGGCCGCTCGACTGGCATTTGCTGGAACATGAAAACCACAACGGTGTAAGGTCGCTGGTTGCCGACCTCAACCACCTTTATCGGGATTCTCCGGCGCTGCATGCCCACGACTTCGAGCCGGAGGGATTTCAGTGGCTGGACTGCGATGACGCAGACTCCTCACGACTGGTTTTCACCCGCCGCGGTGGTGGCCAAGAGTGGGTGGTGGCGCTCAACTTTACGCCCGTGCTGCATAGCGGCTATCGCCTGGGGGTCCCGGTCTCCGGGCAATGGGAGATCATCTTCAATTCCGATTCCCGGTTCTACGGCGGCAGCAACGCCGGCCCTTCCGGCCCCATCACCAGCAGGCCTGTGCCCGCCATGGGCAAAGAGCACTCCATCGAGATTGCTCTTCCACCGCTGGCCGGTGTAATCCTGAGGAAAGTCCCTGAAGAGCCGCCCCCGGCGCGCTAA
- the glgC gene encoding glucose-1-phosphate adenylyltransferase, with the protein MPVKMTPRFVSRITRDTLALILAGGSGTRLKGLTRWRSKPSVPFGGKFRIIDFPLSNCVNSGIRRMGVLTQYKSHSLIRHLQHGWNFFRGEMGEFIEILPAQQRIDAGWYAGTADALYQNLDIIRLHQPEYVLVLAGDHIYQMDYGPMLAYHVEQGADVTIGCFEVPVETARSFGVMGIDDDWKVTSFREKPADPDSIPGRKNEALASMGIYVFNREFLYEQLISDADNPESSRDFGKDVIPNIINHCKVYAYPFRDPETGKQAYWRDVGTIDAYWAANMELIGVTPELNLYNTEWPIWTYQAQLPPAKFIFDDPDRRGMAVDSMVSGGCIISGAQVHHSLLFSNVYVNSHARVDDSVVLPDVTIGRRARIRRAVIDKGVVIPEGMVIGEDPVEDAKRFHVSEGGIVLVCPEMLGQSLHHVR; encoded by the coding sequence ATGCCCGTGAAGATGACACCGCGGTTTGTCAGCCGTATCACCCGCGATACCCTGGCACTAATCCTTGCGGGTGGCAGTGGCACGCGTCTCAAAGGGTTGACGCGCTGGCGCTCCAAGCCTTCGGTTCCGTTCGGGGGCAAATTTCGGATAATCGACTTCCCGCTGTCCAACTGTGTCAATTCCGGCATTCGTCGTATGGGAGTGCTGACGCAGTACAAGTCTCACTCGCTGATTCGCCACCTGCAGCACGGCTGGAACTTCTTCCGGGGCGAAATGGGAGAGTTCATAGAGATTCTGCCGGCGCAACAGCGCATCGATGCGGGCTGGTATGCGGGCACCGCTGATGCACTGTACCAGAACCTGGACATCATTCGGCTCCACCAGCCGGAGTATGTGCTGGTATTGGCCGGCGACCACATTTACCAGATGGACTACGGCCCCATGCTTGCCTATCACGTGGAACAGGGTGCCGATGTGACCATCGGTTGCTTCGAGGTTCCCGTCGAGACCGCACGTTCGTTTGGTGTGATGGGGATCGATGATGACTGGAAAGTCACCAGCTTCCGGGAGAAGCCGGCCGATCCGGACTCCATCCCCGGGCGTAAAAATGAGGCATTGGCCTCCATGGGAATCTATGTCTTCAATCGTGAATTCCTCTATGAACAACTGATTAGCGATGCCGATAACCCGGAATCTTCCCGGGATTTTGGCAAGGATGTCATTCCCAATATCATTAATCATTGCAAGGTTTACGCCTATCCGTTTCGGGATCCGGAGACCGGGAAACAGGCCTACTGGCGGGATGTGGGGACCATCGACGCTTACTGGGCGGCCAATATGGAGCTGATCGGCGTCACCCCCGAATTGAATCTCTATAACACCGAGTGGCCCATCTGGACCTACCAGGCCCAGCTGCCTCCGGCCAAGTTCATTTTTGACGACCCGGATCGCCGGGGCATGGCCGTGGACTCGATGGTTTCCGGTGGCTGCATCATCTCGGGAGCACAGGTCCACCACTCACTGCTGTTCTCGAATGTCTATGTCAATTCCCATGCCCGAGTGGATGATTCGGTGGTGCTGCCGGATGTCACCATTGGCAGGCGCGCCAGAATCCGTCGTGCGGTGATCGACAAGGGGGTGGTCATCCCGGAGGGAATGGTGATCGGCGAGGACCCGGTAGAGGACGCCAAGCGTTTTCACGTAAGCGAAGGCGGCATCGTACTGGTCTGCCCCGAAATGCTCGGACAGTCACTCCACCATGTCCGATAA
- a CDS encoding glycoside hydrolase family 57 protein, with the protein MSDKSPLKVVLCWHMHQPHYFDRENGEYRLPWTYLHATKDYVDMAAILEEIPGARAVVNFAPTLLEQIDDYAEQVRAYLDTESPIRDPLLATLVSPAFPSSVEERVELIRSCLRANESRLIQRFEPFQELAQLARHMLAEPHLTTYLEEQYFADLVTWYHLAWMGETVRRGDDRVRKLMDHGREFSLHQRRELLEVISGLLSGVLERYRRLAESNKVELSVTPYAHPIIPLLLEIDTARETQPEAPMPEMSVYPGGEERVKWHIDEGLRVFERHFGFRPVGCWPSEGGISDATVRALDAAGFSWVATGESVLRNSLGNGGIEVDCIHRPYRLEGTEGHCFFRDDGLSDLIGFTYADWRADDAVGDLIHHLENIADACAHEPNRVVSIILDGENAWEHYANNGYPFLATLYRSLAEHPDLELTTFAETLEKGIEPTQLPHLVAGSWVYGTFSTWIGDTDKNRGWDLLGHAKEAFDTAVAEKKLKGERLAKAEQQLAICEGSDWFWWFGDYNPSDSVRDFERLYRLQLCELYRLIGAEPPEELAHIISHGGGGAPATGGVMRRGKEAH; encoded by the coding sequence ATGTCCGATAAGTCGCCCCTGAAGGTCGTGCTGTGCTGGCATATGCACCAGCCCCATTACTTTGACCGTGAAAACGGTGAATACCGGCTGCCGTGGACCTATCTGCATGCCACCAAGGATTACGTCGATATGGCGGCGATCCTCGAGGAGATCCCGGGGGCACGGGCGGTGGTCAACTTTGCCCCGACGCTCCTTGAGCAAATCGACGACTATGCCGAACAGGTGCGGGCGTATCTCGATACGGAAAGCCCGATCCGGGACCCGTTGCTGGCCACCCTGGTCAGCCCCGCCTTTCCAAGCAGTGTCGAGGAGCGTGTCGAACTCATTCGCAGCTGCTTGAGGGCCAACGAGAGCCGTCTCATTCAGCGCTTCGAACCCTTCCAAGAATTGGCTCAACTGGCCCGGCACATGTTGGCAGAGCCCCACTTGACCACCTATCTGGAAGAGCAGTACTTTGCCGACCTGGTGACCTGGTATCACCTCGCGTGGATGGGGGAAACGGTGCGCCGTGGCGATGATCGTGTCCGCAAGCTCATGGATCATGGACGGGAGTTCTCGCTGCACCAGCGGCGCGAGCTGCTGGAAGTGATTTCCGGACTGCTCTCGGGAGTGTTGGAGCGCTATCGCCGCCTGGCCGAGTCGAACAAGGTGGAGTTGTCGGTGACCCCCTACGCCCACCCGATTATTCCCCTGCTGCTGGAGATCGACACTGCGCGCGAGACGCAGCCTGAAGCACCGATGCCGGAAATGTCCGTTTATCCGGGGGGAGAGGAGCGGGTGAAGTGGCATATCGACGAGGGGCTGCGCGTCTTTGAACGCCATTTCGGTTTCCGCCCGGTGGGCTGCTGGCCTTCGGAAGGTGGCATCAGTGATGCAACCGTGAGAGCACTCGATGCAGCGGGATTCTCCTGGGTAGCCACCGGTGAAAGTGTTCTGCGCAACAGCCTCGGGAACGGCGGAATCGAGGTGGACTGCATTCACCGGCCCTATCGGCTCGAAGGTACCGAAGGACACTGCTTTTTCCGGGATGATGGCCTTTCGGACCTGATCGGATTCACCTACGCCGACTGGCGTGCCGACGATGCCGTCGGCGATCTGATCCATCATCTGGAGAACATCGCAGACGCCTGTGCCCACGAACCCAACCGCGTCGTGTCCATCATCCTTGACGGCGAAAATGCCTGGGAACATTACGCGAATAACGGCTACCCTTTTCTGGCAACGCTGTATCGCTCGCTTGCGGAACATCCCGACCTCGAATTGACCACGTTTGCCGAAACCCTCGAAAAGGGAATAGAACCGACTCAATTGCCACATCTGGTGGCGGGCAGCTGGGTCTACGGTACCTTTTCCACCTGGATCGGCGATACGGACAAGAATCGGGGCTGGGACCTGCTCGGCCATGCCAAGGAGGCTTTCGACACGGCTGTGGCTGAGAAAAAGCTCAAGGGAGAGCGGCTGGCCAAAGCCGAACAGCAGTTGGCGATTTGCGAAGGTTCCGACTGGTTCTGGTGGTTTGGCGACTACAACCCGTCCGATTCGGTACGCGATTTCGAACGGCTCTATCGGCTACAGTTGTGCGAATTGTATCGCCTGATTGGAGCCGAGCCACCCGAAGAGTTGGCTCACATTATTTCTCATGGAGGAGGAGGCGCCCCGGCAACGGGAGGCGTTATGCGTCGTGGCAAGGAGGCACACTGA
- the malQ gene encoding 4-alpha-glucanotransferase, with product MTEPVAHSPLQERSAGILLQPTSLPGRWETGDLGPEAFRFVEFLAAAGQRVWQILPIGPTHSDRSPYQALSVHAGNPDLISIEKLVEWGWLDDHRIEGFDTEAKRRLIREARDGFRTRGEEEDHADFSRFLKANADWLTDFALFRVIKEMQQDKGWTDWPAALRDRDETVLQELGEAQADELDLIHFEQYVFFRQWWNLKAYANQNRIGIFGDMPIFVAHDSADVWSCRECFLLDDEGHPTVVAGVPPDYFSETGQRWGNPHYDWEWLEANGFEWWVHRMESQLALFDLVRIDHFRGFQASWEVPAHEETAMNGRWVEAPGDQLFTALRKRFDPLPVVAEDLGTITPEVLELRDKYALPGMKILQFAFDSGPDNPYLPHNQEVNSVVYTGTHDNDTTVGWFDGLPNAISAQVLDYLGNPAESMPWPLIRSAYASVAQLAVIPLQDALALGSEHRMNIPGTTADNWQWRFGWDMIPEGIPEKLHHLSYLYGRLP from the coding sequence ATGACCGAACCTGTAGCCCACAGCCCGCTCCAGGAGCGGAGCGCGGGAATATTACTACAACCGACATCGCTGCCGGGGCGTTGGGAAACGGGCGATCTCGGACCGGAGGCCTTTCGGTTTGTCGAATTCCTTGCCGCCGCCGGCCAACGCGTCTGGCAGATATTGCCCATCGGCCCGACTCACAGCGATCGATCGCCCTACCAGGCCCTTTCGGTGCATGCTGGCAATCCCGATCTCATCAGTATCGAGAAGCTGGTGGAATGGGGATGGCTCGATGACCATCGCATTGAGGGCTTCGATACCGAAGCCAAGCGGCGTCTGATCCGAGAAGCGCGCGACGGCTTCCGTACCCGGGGCGAGGAGGAAGACCACGCTGATTTTTCCCGGTTCCTCAAGGCCAACGCCGACTGGCTGACCGATTTTGCGCTGTTTCGGGTCATCAAGGAGATGCAGCAGGACAAGGGCTGGACCGACTGGCCTGCCGCACTGCGTGATCGGGACGAGACGGTGCTGCAGGAACTCGGGGAGGCGCAGGCAGACGAGCTCGACCTGATTCACTTCGAACAGTATGTATTCTTCCGCCAATGGTGGAACCTGAAGGCCTATGCCAACCAGAATCGCATCGGCATCTTCGGCGACATGCCCATCTTTGTCGCCCACGACAGTGCGGACGTCTGGTCTTGCCGTGAATGCTTTCTACTCGATGATGAAGGTCATCCCACCGTGGTCGCCGGGGTTCCTCCCGACTATTTTTCCGAGACCGGTCAGCGCTGGGGCAACCCGCACTACGATTGGGAGTGGCTGGAAGCCAATGGCTTCGAGTGGTGGGTGCACCGGATGGAGTCGCAACTGGCTCTGTTCGATCTGGTGCGTATCGACCACTTCCGGGGTTTCCAGGCCTCCTGGGAAGTTCCGGCTCATGAGGAGACGGCAATGAACGGCCGCTGGGTTGAAGCGCCCGGCGATCAGCTCTTCACGGCGCTGCGAAAGCGTTTCGACCCGCTGCCGGTGGTGGCCGAGGACCTGGGAACGATTACCCCCGAAGTGCTGGAGTTGCGGGACAAGTATGCCCTGCCGGGCATGAAAATCCTGCAGTTCGCTTTCGACAGCGGTCCCGACAACCCATACCTGCCGCACAATCAGGAAGTCAACAGTGTGGTCTATACCGGGACTCACGACAACGACACCACGGTGGGATGGTTCGACGGCCTTCCGAACGCGATCAGCGCCCAGGTTCTGGACTATCTCGGTAATCCCGCTGAATCGATGCCCTGGCCATTGATCCGAAGTGCTTATGCATCGGTGGCGCAACTGGCGGTGATTCCGTTGCAGGACGCCCTGGCCCTTGGTAGCGAGCATCGGATGAATATCCCGGGAACCACCGCCGACAATTGGCAGTGGCGCTTCGGTTGGGACATGATTCCCGAAGGAATCCCGGAAAAACTGCATCACTTGTCGTATCTTTATGGACGTCTGCCGTAG